A part of Bacteroidota bacterium genomic DNA contains:
- a CDS encoding enoyl-CoA hydratase-related protein: MLQSHRDGPVLTLTLDRPEKRNALNASLVDALLGALTEAATDEALRVIVLTGAGKVFSAGADLAALQALRTASAEANLADSARLGRLFDALYQHPKPIIAKINGHAIAGGCGLAAVCDFSIVADHAMLGFTEVRIGFVPALVAVFVRRKLGEAAARDLMLRGHLIDAAEATRLGLVTRAVPAANLDEAVHALAREIATQTSGTAVALTKRLLTAVPGMGWEEALSYATNLNALARSTDDCQAGIAAFLDKTDPPWRAH; this comes from the coding sequence ATGCTCCAGTCTCACCGCGACGGCCCTGTCCTCACGCTCACGCTCGACCGTCCCGAGAAGCGCAACGCCCTCAACGCCAGCCTCGTCGATGCGCTGCTTGGTGCGCTCACAGAGGCCGCGACCGACGAGGCGCTGCGCGTGATCGTGCTCACGGGCGCGGGCAAGGTCTTCTCCGCCGGGGCCGACCTCGCCGCGTTGCAGGCACTCCGCACCGCCTCCGCCGAAGCGAACCTCGCCGACTCGGCGCGCCTCGGTCGTCTTTTCGACGCGCTCTATCAGCACCCGAAGCCCATCATCGCTAAGATCAACGGCCACGCCATCGCAGGCGGCTGCGGGCTCGCGGCGGTGTGCGACTTCAGCATCGTCGCAGACCACGCGATGCTTGGATTCACGGAGGTACGCATCGGGTTCGTACCCGCGCTCGTGGCTGTGTTCGTCCGACGCAAGCTCGGTGAGGCGGCAGCGCGCGACCTGATGCTGCGCGGCCACCTCATCGACGCAGCGGAGGCAACGCGCCTCGGCCTCGTGACGCGCGCCGTACCCGCTGCGAATCTCGACGAGGCCGTGCACGCGCTCGCGCGCGAGATCGCCACGCAGACGAGCGGCACCGCCGTCGCGCTCACGAAGCGGCTCCTCACCGCCGTGCCCGGCATGGGCTGGGAGGAAGCGCTCTCGTATGCGACCAACCTCAACGCGCTCGCCCGCAGCACCGACGACTGCCAGGCTGGCATCGCGGCGTTCCTCGACAAGACGGACCCGCCGTGGCGAGCGCACTAG
- a CDS encoding outer membrane beta-barrel protein, with the protein MRKLFTALTLALCVSFAAPQAAAQFSIIPYIGYNTEAGFDEDGDTTGGLLIGIGGEFKAPFELGNLDLSIRPSAEYVFLPDVGDVSQSAFQISGDVIASFVGSSSVVPYAGVGITYVTLNLDINGFGAFADIDDVGLNLLGGAKFVGALGFGDPFVQGRFTLGGFDSLTISGGVAIPLGN; encoded by the coding sequence ATGCGTAAGCTTTTTACTGCTCTCACCCTCGCGCTATGCGTCAGCTTCGCCGCACCCCAGGCGGCTGCGCAGTTCTCCATCATCCCGTACATCGGCTACAACACCGAAGCCGGGTTCGATGAGGACGGCGACACAACCGGTGGTCTGCTAATCGGTATTGGGGGTGAGTTCAAAGCTCCTTTCGAGCTTGGAAATCTCGACCTCTCGATTCGGCCGTCTGCAGAGTATGTGTTTTTGCCTGATGTTGGAGATGTTAGCCAGAGCGCTTTCCAAATCAGCGGCGACGTGATCGCAAGCTTCGTAGGTTCAAGCAGCGTCGTACCCTACGCTGGCGTTGGAATTACCTACGTTACGCTCAACCTAGACATCAACGGATTCGGTGCCTTCGCCGACATCGATGATGTGGGCCTCAACCTTCTCGGCGGTGCTAAGTTTGTGGGCGCCTTGGGCTTCGGCGACCCGTTCGTCCAGGGACGATTCACATTGGGTGGCTTCGACTCGCTCACCATTAGCGGAGGTGTTGCTATCCCGCTCGGCAACTAG